The following are encoded together in the Poseidonibacter lekithochrous genome:
- a CDS encoding methyl-accepting chemotaxis protein, with protein MRSLNLSTKIISSMLISIIGMAIISFSSYVGISSIGKELVEIAEYQIPINKATIELEKDILKEEILTYELFIASKNINSDEFKKAKTNIEELEVKTDKAIIHAEDLVKKAVDHADTIETKNLYNNFLQELKTLEKEQKIFKKELSKFIHALKDGNYDQVLKEKKILIAELKQMDHNIEKLLTELTTLLEESALTAEHDEERVLLIIEIIAAIALLLSIIAAIIVIKYFNKTIHDFRMGIRGFFKYLGKETNDVKLLNDSVQDEFGEMSTAVNKYIGRTKTMIDEDKEFIYAVQGLVSNIKNGDLASRIDINTNNESFEELKTNLNEMLDTLESSVGKDTNKILAVLVKLSSQDFSQNIANPEGKIEKSLNEVILLINEMLLDNKKNGLTLDTSANTLLSNVDKLNTSSNEAAASLEETAAALEEITGNVSSTTLKINQMSVLADEVTKSTNEGEDLASKTTKAMDEINSQVTAINDAITVIDQIAFQTNILSLNAAVEAATAGEAGKGFAVVAAEVRNLASRSAEAAKEIKDLVENANVKANEGKNIADKMIHGYTSLNSDINKTIELISDVTNAAKEQETGIVQINDAVNLLDQQTQQNARIASETQDIASHTSTIAKDILLDVDKKEFIGKDSIKQETPPMINKTPIQKKPQVKYEPKKAPAFEQKNKPKVIEANSSSDDEWESF; from the coding sequence ATGAGAAGTTTAAATTTATCCACAAAAATAATTTCTAGTATGCTTATTTCAATAATAGGAATGGCAATTATTTCTTTTTCCTCTTATGTAGGAATTAGCTCAATTGGAAAGGAATTGGTTGAAATTGCGGAATACCAAATTCCAATAAATAAAGCGACTATCGAACTAGAGAAAGATATCCTAAAAGAGGAAATCCTGACTTATGAACTATTTATTGCAAGTAAAAATATAAATAGTGATGAATTTAAAAAAGCAAAAACTAATATTGAAGAGCTTGAAGTAAAAACGGATAAAGCTATTATTCATGCTGAGGATTTAGTTAAAAAAGCAGTTGATCACGCGGATACAATTGAAACGAAAAATTTATATAATAATTTTTTACAAGAGTTAAAAACACTTGAAAAAGAACAAAAAATCTTTAAAAAAGAGTTATCTAAATTTATTCATGCTTTAAAAGATGGTAATTATGACCAAGTTTTAAAAGAGAAAAAAATCTTAATTGCTGAACTTAAACAAATGGATCATAATATTGAAAAACTTCTTACAGAATTAACTACTTTATTAGAAGAATCAGCTTTAACAGCAGAACATGATGAAGAAAGAGTATTACTTATAATTGAAATAATAGCAGCAATTGCACTATTATTATCAATAATAGCAGCTATTATTGTAATAAAATATTTTAATAAAACAATACATGATTTTAGAATGGGCATTAGAGGATTCTTTAAATATTTAGGTAAAGAAACAAATGATGTAAAACTTCTAAATGATTCAGTACAAGATGAATTTGGTGAAATGTCAACAGCTGTTAATAAGTATATTGGTAGAACTAAAACAATGATTGATGAAGATAAAGAGTTTATCTATGCAGTACAAGGACTTGTTTCAAATATTAAAAATGGTGATCTAGCTTCAAGAATTGATATCAATACAAATAATGAAAGTTTTGAAGAATTAAAAACAAATTTAAATGAAATGTTAGATACTTTAGAATCAAGTGTTGGTAAAGATACAAATAAAATCTTAGCTGTTTTAGTAAAATTATCTAGTCAAGACTTTAGCCAAAATATTGCCAATCCAGAAGGTAAAATTGAAAAATCATTAAATGAAGTAATATTATTAATTAATGAAATGTTACTTGATAATAAAAAGAATGGTTTAACACTTGATACTTCAGCAAATACTTTATTAAGTAATGTTGATAAATTAAATACAAGTTCAAACGAAGCAGCAGCTTCACTAGAAGAAACAGCTGCAGCACTAGAAGAAATTACAGGTAATGTAAGTTCAACAACTTTAAAAATTAATCAAATGTCAGTATTAGCTGATGAAGTTACTAAGTCAACAAATGAAGGTGAAGATTTAGCTTCTAAAACTACAAAAGCAATGGACGAGATTAATTCTCAAGTAACTGCTATTAATGATGCAATTACAGTAATTGACCAAATTGCATTCCAAACAAATATTCTATCACTTAATGCAGCAGTTGAAGCAGCAACAGCTGGAGAAGCTGGTAAAGGATTTGCAGTAGTTGCAGCAGAAGTTAGAAACCTAGCTTCAAGATCCGCAGAAGCTGCTAAAGAGATTAAAGACTTAGTTGAAAATGCAAATGTTAAAGCTAATGAAGGTAAAAACATTGCTGATAAAATGATTCATGGTTATACTAGTTTAAATAGTGATATTAATAAAACTATTGAATTAATTTCAGATGTTACAAATGCAGCAAAAGAGCAAGAAACTGGTATTGTACAAATTAATGATGCAGTTAACTTATTAGATCAACAAACTCAACAAAATGCTAGAATTGCAAGTGAAACACAAGATATTGCATCTCATACTTCAACTATTGCAAAAGATATTCTACTAGACGTTGATAAAAAAGAATTTATTGGTAAGGATTCAATTAAACAAGAAACTCCTCCAATGATTAATAAAACTCCTATACAGAAGAAACCTCAAGTTAAATATGAACCTAAAAAAGCACCTGCTTTTGAACAAAAAAATAAACCCAAAGTTATAGAAGCAAATAGTTCATCTGATGATGAATGGGAAAGCTTCTAA
- a CDS encoding AAA family ATPase, whose translation MKTKIILIVGPSGVGKDTLIKGAKKELKTDINFVKRYITRKPDKSEKNYYLDEYAFEILKHNSLFVSTWNAHENFYGISKNSIKNGLNIISISRSKIEDFEKVYKDVYTINITVPKEELRSRLLIRKRETEEEIEKRLNRTYKKINARNLIEFDNSGDIEKSIESFVKVLKKIDSE comes from the coding sequence ATGAAAACAAAAATTATATTAATCGTAGGTCCAAGTGGAGTTGGTAAAGATACACTAATTAAAGGTGCAAAAAAAGAATTAAAAACTGATATAAATTTTGTAAAAAGATATATTACAAGAAAGCCTGATAAAAGTGAAAAAAATTACTATTTGGATGAATATGCTTTTGAAATTTTAAAACATAATAGTTTATTTGTTTCAACATGGAATGCACATGAAAATTTTTATGGTATTTCTAAAAATTCAATTAAAAATGGTTTAAATATAATCTCTATATCGAGATCAAAAATTGAAGATTTTGAAAAGGTATATAAAGATGTTTATACTATAAATATAACTGTTCCTAAAGAAGAATTAAGAAGTAGACTACTTATTAGAAAAAGAGAAACAGAAGAAGAAATTGAAAAAAGACTAAATAGAACTTACAAAAAAATCAATGCAAGAAACTTAATAGAATTCGATAACTCTGGTGACATTGAAAAATCTATAGAAAGTTTTGTCAAAGTATTAAAAAAGATTGATAGTGAGTAG